The region CtgacagagatgtacaagatgataggaggcatagatCAATTAAATAGCCCacaactttttcccagggctgaaaaggctaaTACAAGGAGCATATTTCCAAGGtgacaacttctcactcaatgttaaTAGGACCAAAGAACTAATTGTACACTTCAGGAGACAGAAActagaggcccatgagccagtaatcatcaaaGGATCGGAGGTAGAGAAggtcagtgactttaaattcTGGGTGTCactggtgtcactatctcagaggacctgtcttgaaCCCATCATATAAGtatagttacaaagaaagcacgacagcatctctacttcctcaggagtctgcagagatttggtatCTCATCAAaatccttggcaaacttctacagatgtgtgagaagtgtactgactggctgcattacagcctggtctggggacaccaatgcctttgagcagaaaatcctacaaaaggtagaggatttggtccagtacatcacaggtaaaacccacccaaccattgagcatatctctATGAAACTTTGCAGTAGAAAAGTGACATCCATTATCAGAGATTTtcaccacacaggccatgctcttttcataAACaccaaataatctgcagatgctgggatcaaagcaacacttacaacatgctggaggaactcagcaggtcgggcagcatccgtggaaaagattggtcgacgtttcgggctggaactctTTGTCAGGATTGTAGAAGGAAGGGGCAgtggccctataaagaagatggggggagggtgggaaggagaaggctagtaggttcccttttcacctggaacctcccagccttctccttcccaccctcccccaccttctttatagggcctacAGAGAAATATGTTACATATGAATTCCTGGAGTTCCAGCTGTAAATTCTGCAGCATGATTTAAATAAAATGAGAAAATGGGTTAAGATTCATCTGGTGGCACTGATACCAGATGAACTAATTTCTGGAGAAGCCTTGGAATTTAAGGTCCCTCGGTGCAACAAAAAATTGAATTTTTCTGTCTTTAAACATGAATCTGATAATGCCTTTATTCTGTTCCATTTTTTGTTCCTGTCCGAGTTAAATGCTGGCATGTATACATGTCTTAGTGTTTAGGCATAGCAGGGAATGATCATCAGAAAAAACTGCTGATACTCAAAGTCTAAAATAAAAGCAGTTTCTCTTTCCGcaaatgctgtctgatctgctgagtattttctgGTTTAAAGCAGGAAATTGTGTCCATTTGCAGCTGAAATTGTGTTACATAACCCTGCTTTGGAAAAGTTATGTGCACTCATAGGGAACACTCCACACTGTGAGTTTACAATTAACCTTGAATGGGACATGCCTATGTGAATATAGGGCTGCTTCCTCCCCTGATGATCTTCCTGCACAGCTACTTTTGCAGAGTGCTGCATGGATATTTCTACTTATGCTATCAATAGTTAAGGTGTCCTTTCATGGCTGGAGCCCAGATAGTGACCAACTAGTTTTGTATTTCAGAGTCacaagggtctcaacccaaaacattgacggtgtatttctctctgtagatgctgcctgatccactgagctGTGTATTACTCTAGTTTTGTATTCCCATGGCTTTTCTGGGAAGGAAAGGTGTTATTTTATcatgaaggaattgattgttTATGTTATGTTATGTTATACAaccttgtggctgcctgtaaggagatgaatctcaaggttgtataatgtataattatttgataataaacgtactttgaactttgaatgcatATTTCATTTTGTAGTATTATGCTCCACATGAATATTATCCTTTTGTAAAAGAGAAGtcaacatgtacattgaaacatcgaggcaaagagtgaaatgcatcacagTATTTAGAAGTCCTATCCAAACAGTATCTAAAGCCAATGTACGTAATTCATGAAAAGGTTTGAAATAGTTTTTACTTGTTTAAAAAGATGTATACATTGAATTTCTGAGACATTCTTTAGTACAGTACTCAAAGTTTAGATGACTATATGGAGCTGTCCAACAGTACTCCAATTGACTCAACTGCTTTATATTAactctttattttattttgctaCTCATGCCCACAGAAGAATGTGAAACCCTCAGATAATAAATTCAACACCAAGAGAGTTAGCATAGTTTTACTTGGGACACGTGTCAGAAAAAGTCAGAAGTTGAGtctattgtcatatacacaagtacatgtacgcacaggtgcaatggaaaacttgcagcagcgtcacagacacatagcatctacaaaacagcattcacaatatagattatacacaatttttacaacaaATAACACATTTGGAACAAAAATAAACCCTAAGTccatttagtgcaaagtgatcaaagtatcatagtgttgctaaacgaTGATTAGGATTGTACTGGTTAGTTAAGAACTGGATGGTTGAAGGGAACTAATTGTTccagaacctgctggtgtgagacttcaggcttctgtacctccttcggATAATAGCTGCAAAAAGATGGCAGAACAACTCTATTTTACTTTTGGTTTAAGATATATTGTTCAAATGTCATTAACCGTAATTATACAATCTTTTTTGGTGTTCAGAAAATGTTATTGAGGTAACAATCAAACCAAATTGTTTCCATTACCCTGTGCAGCCTTTTGTTATGAGATTGATCGACTAGGAACCTCTTGCTGGAAACCTCCACGACTATTTATAGACATTATAATGCTTCTGGTAAAATAGCAGTGTAGTATTATGTAAGCATATGCAAACAGTCCCCGTCAAAATATTACTTCAATATACAAAGAGACTAAGTTAAAATAGACTGCACTGTTCTCTAATCTACTTTGAAGACAATGGTTCATAATAACATTCTTCTTGTGTACTCTGGAGATTGGATGGATGGGTTGCAGCTAATTAATTTCAATTTGAAATTGGCACAAAGCATCCTATACCTTGCAGCCTTTTGTTTCAATTTTAGATGCTTTGGATAGATACCTATAATATCGATCAGCTCTTTTTCATCTGCTGATGAAGGACCTCATTTCTGAATTCAGCGAGTGCAGGTAGCTGTATTTAGGAGAACAAGGGACACCATGCACTCAAATGACTTCCTTACAGTGACTTTTGGAAGTCACCAGAAAACTGCTGTAGGTTTGTATTTGAAAGGATTGGGCTACCAGTTTATGACCACTAGGTGTGAACCTGGCAAATGATACCCTTATAGTTCAAGTTTGTATTAATGTGGTTTAAGTGATTATAAATGTACTGAAATTTTTATTGGGATTGAATGGGTTGAGCAAATTTTGGTAATTTATGAAAATGAAATATGTTCTAATTATGACTTTTTTTTGTTTAAGAATGTGGCAATTAAAGAAGAAGAGAAACCAAAGGCCCTTACGGAAAAGGAGATTAAACAAAAAATTGAAGAATACAATGGAAAAGTTAAAAACTGCTTGGGAATGCGCTTAGTAAGTAAAATTAAATGCAAATATAGTAATTTACAAAAGATGTCAATGTATAAATGGCTTTTATGCAGTACTGAAGTTCAAAATTGCACATGGAAATTCAACATTATACTGTTTTCACTATTAAGTGAATGAAAGTTATTTCTTGCTCTGGACTGGAACGTGATAATGGGTGTCAATTTTCTGTTGCTGTGGAAATACAGGCACTTCTTATTGTGAGTCATCCTTGTATCTTGCTGAAAGGGAATTATGATAGTGTAGCATAATGCATTtacagttcagttcccactgttgtctgtaaggagtttgtatgttctccccatgacctaaGCTCTAtcttcttcccatattccaaagatatatgggctagtagattaattggtcacatggctgtAATTGGGTGGCGTAGGCTCATTGGGCTAGGAGAGTCAGATGTTACTGTGCTGAATTTAGAAAAAGTTCTCATGTAGTTCTCTTTTTGGTACACTGCAGGAAATCATGATCTGCATTGCCCCATCATCGAGCAGCCTTGGGACAAACTACTCTCACCAGCACAGTGCCGGGCTGGCATTCCACCTGGGTGCATTCCCAATGTACCATTCAGCCTTTGAACATCCCCTCTCCTACTGATTACCGTCACAATCCTACCAACTGCCCGGGCTGCCCAATTTTCTGACACTGTGGTCCATTAGTCCTCTGAGTCCAACTCCGCTCAGCTATCTCCCTGACCTCAACCTCAGCTTGACTCCAAGTACACATGCTAACTATTAAATTCAAGGGCCTTTAACTGTttctctgtccacagatgctgtccgacttactgaatattttcagcatttttaggTAGCTCTTTGCTTCTCTCCATACCAATCTAAACATTATAGCACAATGATCACTGTTCCCCATGTGTGCTCTGACTGGAATTTGGCTTATTTCATTCCCCAGAGACTGAATTCAGCAATACCTCCTTCCTGAGTTGATCAAGAACATACAAATTAAGAAAATTTTGTTGAGTTACTCTCCTTTGTCCTTTACCCTACTGCATCTCACCCCTTCTATCTTCTGATTAACTCTCCTGCCAGTGTATTTTAAATGCTCCCCAGCCATACAAGAAAATCTCCCCTCAAGGAAATGAGTCCTAAGCCGCTGAAAAGTAGTGTCCTGAAAAGATTGAAGAGGTCACTTCTGCCCCAAGACTAGTGtgtctgaagccctccctcctagaTCACTGTCTAAACACACATTAAAATGTCTTGCCTTTCTATTTCTACTGATGCAGCATGTGTCACTGAGAGTAAACCAGAGATATCTACCTTTTGAGATATTACCTTTTAGCTTCCTCCCTGAAAGTCTGGTTGTGGAAGTCAGTTCCTCTCCTCCAAAATAATACATGGCACCTAGTCCAAGAGGTTCTTTACCATAGTGTCAAACAGGCAATACATTACATGGGACTCTTCAGTTACCACTCTTTATTCATATTTCCTTGATCTCTTGATCTGCACTCTTTAAACTCTTCCTATTCACATGCCCTTTAAACTTGGCATCTTGATCTCCCATTCTTTTCTCATACCATAGGAATGAGCGATCCAGATATGCTATTGGGTAAGCCATCTTGCATATGAAGTGGCAATTctagaccaaacttgaatcactgaaggatactGGACCActatggcagggcttgaatgctattatGTCCGGTAAAACCAAGGGACTACagtaggtgacaacagggcttcgctcccagatgaactcaatgccttttatgctcacttctTCCATTAAAACATGGAGGCTCTTTCACAAACTCCCACGGCCCCCGAAgactgatttcagtctctgaggacactgtgagagcatccttctggaaggtgaacccacagaaagcatttgGCCCAAACAGGGTACTTGGCTAAGTACTAAAGATatgtgctgatcagctggctggagtgttcatcgATAtccttaacctctcacttcggcagtctgaggtacccacctgcttcagcaggcttcagttatactggtgcctaagaagaacgtggtaacctactttaatgactgtcatccagtagtgcttacatccactgtgttgaagtgttttgagaggttggtgatgaaacatatcaactcttgcctcaaatgacttggatccgctccaatctgcctaccgtcacaacaggtcaatcAGCCCTGGAACatatggacagcaaagatgcatgcatcaggatgcttttcattgactacagctcagcattcaatactatcatcacctcaaaactaatcaatcagcttcaagtcctaggcctcaatacctctttgtgcaactggatcctcaatttcctcacttgcagaccccagtcagtttggattagcaacatcttctccacaatctccatgagCACATGTgcaccccacaaggctgtgtgcttatccccctgctctactcgttttacacttatgactgtgtggctaagcatagctccaatgcaaTATTTACAATTGCTGACGGCACCATTATCaatggccgaatcaaaggtagtgatgaattaACATATTGACAGGAGATTAACAATCTGGCTATGttgtgccacaacaataacctctcactcaatgtcatcaaGACTAAGGCGCTGATTATTGATCCTTATCAGGGGATAAGAGgtagagaggatcagcaactttaaattcctctgagttatcatttcagaggatctgtcctgggtccaacacgTAAGTGCGATAACTAAGAAAGTATGGCAGcccttctactttcttagaagtttgcaaagatttggcatgtcagctaaaactttgacaagcttctatagatgtatagtgaAGGCTATATTGACTGGTCGCATCATAGCCTGTTATGGAAACGTcattgcccttgaacagaaaagcctacaaaaagtagtggatatggtgcaGTTCATCATGAGAaaagccctcccaccactgagcacgtctacacagagcactgttgtgggaaagcagtgtccattatcaaggaatcccaccatctaggccacactctctttttgctgctgccatcaaggaaaaggtacaggaacctcaggacttacaccaccaggttcaggaacagttattgcccctcaaccatcaggctcctgaaccagagggcataacttcaTTCAAATTCACTTGCCCTACCACTGAACTGTTCttacaacctatgggctcactttcaaggactcttcatctcatgttcttgatatttattgcttatttattcattattattatttatttccttttcccttttttttgtatttgtacaaattgttgtcttttgcacattgactatttgtccgtcctgttgggtgtggtcttccgctcattctattgtatttcttgtacttactgcgactgcccacaagaaaatgaatctcagggttgtatatggcgattatatatgtactttgataataaattaaactttgaactctgaaggcTCAGGTCTTATTGCTTCACACTGCCAGAGGATATCTGGAGTTCAACACTTACAAATCAGGAACTTtctttttctgtgtgtgttgcttgaatttccagcatctgcagatttccttgtgtttgcgtttttaaacttcCTTTTTGAATTGGACAGGCtatgactttattctttggagtgtaagaTACTGAGGTataatcttatagaggtgtataaaattatgaggagcataggtaggatctttttctcagggttgggGTATCAAGAcctagaggacacaggtttaaggtgaaggggaagatttactaggaacctgaggagcaacttcttcatgcagaacGAGGTgggtatatgaaatgagctgcctgagaaagtaaagaggcaggTACAACaacaatatttttaaaacagTTGGATAGATAAATGGATAGGTAGGGTTTTGAGTgggggttcacaacctttttaatgctatggaccaataccgggttgggaatccctgctttagagggatatgggtcaaatgcaggcagataggactagcttagatgagcactttggtcagcatggaggaattgggctgaggggcctgtgtgGGTCTCTATGATTTCTAATGGATGATCTTGTATTTCAGAATACGGATGGTAGTTATACAGGGTTCATCAAAGTCCACCTGAAATTGCGCCGCCCTGTCACAGTCCCTGCAGGCATCAGACCACAGTCTATCTACGACGTGCTCAAGGAGGTGAACCCAGCAGAAATAACAAACAAGCGGACGTCATTTTACCTACCCCTGGACGCAGTCAAGCAGCTTCACATTAGTAGTGGCACGACAGTCAATGAAGTGATCACGGGCCTACTGAAGAAGTTCATGGTCATTGACAATCCCCAGAAATTTGCTCTCTTCTACCAGACAAAAAAAGGGAATGATGGTGAGTAAAGATCTGCCCTCCATTTCCATGATAGCATAGAAAATTTGAATTATGTTCGCATTTTCATGTGGGggaaagacaatagacaataggtgcaggagtaggccattcggcctttcgagccagcaccgccattcactgtgatcatggctgatcatccacaatcagttcctgccttctccccatatcccttgactccgctatctttaagagctctatctaactctttcttgaaagaatccagagaattgtccTCCATTGTCTtcttaggcagagcattccacagatccacaaccctgtgtgtgaaaaagtttttcctcaactccattttaaattgtctaccccttattcttaaactgtggcctctggttctggactccccccaacatcgggaacatgtcctgcctctagtgtgtctaATCCCTTCATAAATTTGGGGGAATACATTTGGTAGAATAAGGTAGAGTACATTTGGAATTATTTCTGAAGTTCAGATTTGCTGACATAATCTTGAGTTTtataagattctgagaggcatagatagagtagacagggattatctgtttcccagggttgaaatgtctaattcgagagggcatgcattgaaggcggGGGTGTAGGTTcaaggggtaagatttttactcagagtgatGAATGACTGGAacgcgctgcctggtatggtggtagaggtaaatacattagaggcttttaagaggtgTTTGGGTAGGCACAAGGATGTGAGGATGGAGGAGGGatatgtaggtaggaaggattagtgtttgggtgtttttgatttgctttttagctggttcagcacaacactgtgggctgaatagcctttttctgttctgtactgctctatCTATGAGATGTTACATgtctgattatttatttatttagaggtacaatgcagaacaggcccttttggctTGAAGAGCTGTGACACCCAGCAATCTACCTATTTAACCCAAGACTAATCACAgggccatttacaatgaccagttaaccgactaaccagtacacctttggactacggaaggaaaccagagcacccggaggaaacccgcatgGTCACGGGAAagatgtacaagctccttacaggtgcTGCCAGACGCCGATGCCCTGAGATGTAATAGCGTCgtactaaccactgtgctaccgtgTTTCTTCCTGAGGTTCTCGACATCGCAGAAGCCTGACTTCAGCCAAGTCAATTCACATTATGTGATCTTAAGAAGTGACTTAGGGCTTTGGAAGCAGCAAAGGTTATACGGCCGGACAGTATCCTGGCTATGGAGCTGAAGGTTGATATTTAGAATTAGCTGTGACAGTACAGCCAACAGAGGCATTTACCTgttcaatgtggaaaattgcccattTGTCCCTGTTGGTAAAAAGTGGGATTAAACCCATTTCTCTGATGGCAATTATCAGTAAAATTGACAGTGTGTGTTATCAAGTAGAATTTACTCACAAATAACCTTCCCATCTGTGCTCAGTTTGCATTTTATGGAAACACCTCAGCTCTGGACTGTCTTACACTTTTGGTCCAaacatataatcatataacaattacagcacggaaacaggccatctcggcccttctagtctgttccGAActcactctcacctagtcccaccaacctgcactcagcccataaccctccatccctttcctgtccatatacctatccaatttttaactttaaatgacaacatcgaacctgccgcaaccacttctgctggaagctcgttccgcacagctaccactctctgagtaaagaagttccccctcatgttacccctaaacttttgccctttaactctcaactcatgtcctcttgtttgaatctccctcactctcaatggaaaaagcctatccacgttaactctgtctatcccccctcataattttaaatacctctatcaagttccccctcaaccttctacgctccaaagaataaagacccaacttgttcaacctttctctgtaacttaggagatgaaacccaggtaacattctagtaaatcttctctgtactctctcaattttgttcacatctttcctataatttggtgaccagaactgaacgcaatactccaaatttggccttaccaatgccttgtacaattttgacactacatcccaactcctatactcaatgctctgatttataaaggccagcataccaaaagcttttttcaccaccctgtccacatgagattccaccttcagggaactatgcaccattattcctagatccctctgttctactgcattcttcaatgtcctaccatttaccatgtatgtcctattttgattagtcctaccaaaatatagcacctcacatttatcagcattacactccatctgccatctttcagcccactcttctaactggcctaactctctctgcaagctttgaaaacctacttcattatccacaactccacctatcttagtatcatctgcatacctactaatccaatttaccaccccatcatccagatcattattatatatgacaaacaacattggacccagtacagatccctgaggcacaccactagccaccggcctccaatctgacaaggttatgcaccactactctctggtgtctcccatccagccactgctgaatccattttactacttcaatattaatacctaatgattgaaccttcctaactaaccttccgtgtggagccttgtcaaaggccttactaaagtccatatagacaacatccactgctttaccctcgtcaactttcctagtaacctcttcaaaaaattcagtaagatttgtcaaacatgaccttccacgcacaaatccatgttgactgttcctaatcagaccctgtctatccagataattatatataccatctctaagaatacttaccatcaatttacccaccactgacatcaaactcacaggcctataattgctaggtttactcttagaaccctttttaaacaatggaacaacatgagcaatatgccaatcctccggcaccatcctcgtttctaatgacatttgaaatatttctgtcagagcccctgctatttccacactaacttccctcaaggtcctagggaatatcctgtcaggacccggagacttattcacttttatattccttaaaagcgccagtactacTTCTTTTTAATcaccatagtttccataactaccctacttgtttccattaccttacacaattcaatatccttctccttagtgaacaccgaagaaaagaaatggttcaaaatctcccccatctcttttggctcc is a window of Mobula birostris isolate sMobBir1 chromosome 14, sMobBir1.hap1, whole genome shotgun sequence DNA encoding:
- the rassf5 gene encoding ras association domain-containing protein 5 isoform X2, producing the protein MTWNTSMSSGYCSLDEDLEDCFFTAKTSFFRKPQNKFLEKNVAIKEEEKPKALTEKEIKQKIEEYNGKVKNCLGMRLNTDGSYTGFIKVHLKLRRPVTVPAGIRPQSIYDVLKEVNPAEITNKRTSFYLPLDAVKQLHISSGTTVNEVITGLLKKFMVIDNPQKFALFYQTKKGNDVHLQKLKGTEQPLLIRLLAGPDTEASTFALKENETEEVEWDAFSVPELQNFLIILEKEEKERIHQARQKYITFRQKLEQALKAAGKPG